From a region of the Rhodococcus sp. 4CII genome:
- the gyrB gene encoding DNA topoisomerase (ATP-hydrolyzing) subunit B, protein MAAQKSDKSTSSKDYGASSITVLEGLEAVRKRPGMYIGSTGERGLHHLIWEVVDNSVDEAMAGYASKVEITLLEDGGVQVVDDGRGIPVGMHASGVPTVEVVLTQLHAGGKFDSDSYAVSGGLHGVGISVVNALSTRLEVDIKRDGFRWTQTYTDSKPGELVKGEATKETGTTVRFWADPNIFETTTYSFETVARRLQEMAFLNKGLTITLTDERVSDAEVTEEVVSQVADAPKTAEDESAAADAPAVHKVKTRVYHYPGGLEDYVRHINRTKQPIHNSVVGFTAKGTGHELEIAMQWNSGYSESVHTFANTINTHEGGTHEEGFRSALTATVNKYALDKKLLKEKDPKLTGDDIREGLAAIISVKVGEPQFEGQTKTKLGNTEVRSFVQKASNEHLSHWFEANPADAKTIVNKAVSSAQARVAARKARELVRRKSATDLGGLPGKLADCRSNDPSKSEIYIVEGDSAGGSAKSGRDSMYQAILPLRGKIINVEKARIDRVLKNTEVQSIITAFGTGIHDEFDIAKLRYHKIVLMADADVDGQHIATLLLTLLFRFMRPLVEHGHVYLAQPPLYKLKWQRSDPEFAYSDRERDVLVKAGLESGKKINKDDGIQRYKGLGEMNAKELWETTMDPSVRVLRLVTLDDAAAADELFSVLMGEDVEARRSFITRNAKDVRFLDV, encoded by the coding sequence GTGGCTGCCCAGAAGTCAGACAAAAGCACCTCCAGCAAGGACTACGGCGCTTCTTCCATCACCGTCCTCGAGGGACTCGAAGCCGTTCGTAAGCGACCGGGTATGTACATCGGTTCCACCGGTGAACGCGGTCTGCACCACCTGATCTGGGAAGTCGTCGACAACTCCGTCGACGAGGCCATGGCCGGATACGCCAGCAAGGTCGAGATCACGCTTCTCGAAGACGGTGGCGTCCAGGTCGTCGACGACGGTCGAGGCATCCCCGTCGGGATGCACGCCTCCGGTGTCCCCACCGTCGAGGTCGTCCTCACCCAGCTGCACGCCGGCGGCAAGTTCGACTCCGACTCCTACGCCGTGTCCGGCGGTCTGCACGGTGTCGGTATCTCCGTCGTCAACGCGCTGTCCACCCGGCTCGAGGTCGACATCAAGCGCGACGGATTCCGCTGGACCCAGACGTACACCGACTCCAAGCCGGGCGAACTCGTCAAGGGCGAAGCCACCAAGGAGACGGGCACGACGGTCCGGTTCTGGGCCGATCCGAACATCTTCGAGACCACCACGTACAGCTTCGAGACGGTCGCACGCCGACTCCAGGAGATGGCCTTCCTCAACAAGGGCCTGACGATCACCCTCACCGACGAGCGCGTCAGCGACGCCGAGGTCACCGAAGAGGTCGTCAGCCAGGTCGCGGATGCCCCGAAGACGGCCGAGGACGAGTCCGCCGCCGCGGATGCGCCGGCCGTGCACAAGGTGAAGACCCGCGTCTACCACTACCCGGGCGGTCTCGAGGACTACGTGCGGCACATCAACCGCACGAAGCAGCCGATCCACAACTCCGTCGTCGGTTTCACCGCGAAGGGCACCGGTCACGAACTCGAGATCGCGATGCAGTGGAACTCCGGCTACTCGGAGTCGGTCCACACGTTCGCGAACACGATCAACACCCACGAGGGCGGCACCCACGAAGAGGGCTTTCGCTCGGCTCTGACGGCGACGGTCAACAAGTACGCGCTCGACAAGAAGCTCCTCAAGGAGAAGGACCCGAAGCTCACCGGCGACGACATCCGTGAGGGTCTCGCGGCGATCATCTCCGTGAAGGTGGGTGAACCGCAGTTCGAGGGTCAGACGAAGACGAAGCTCGGAAATACCGAGGTCCGGTCGTTCGTCCAGAAGGCGAGCAACGAGCACCTGTCGCACTGGTTCGAGGCGAACCCGGCCGACGCGAAGACCATCGTGAACAAGGCCGTGTCGTCGGCACAGGCACGCGTCGCCGCCCGCAAGGCCCGCGAACTGGTGCGCCGCAAGAGCGCCACCGATCTCGGCGGTCTGCCCGGCAAGCTCGCCGACTGCCGGTCCAACGACCCGAGCAAGTCCGAGATCTACATCGTGGAGGGTGACTCCGCAGGCGGCTCGGCGAAGTCCGGCCGCGACTCGATGTACCAGGCGATCCTCCCGCTGCGCGGAAAGATCATCAACGTCGAGAAGGCGCGCATCGACCGTGTGCTGAAGAACACCGAAGTCCAGTCGATCATCACCGCGTTCGGCACGGGGATCCACGACGAATTCGACATCGCGAAGCTGCGGTACCACAAGATCGTGCTGATGGCCGACGCCGACGTCGACGGCCAGCACATCGCAACGCTGCTGCTCACGCTGCTGTTCCGGTTCATGCGGCCGCTGGTCGAGCACGGCCACGTGTACCTCGCGCAGCCGCCGCTGTACAAGCTGAAGTGGCAGCGCAGCGACCCGGAGTTCGCGTACTCCGACCGCGAGCGCGACGTTCTGGTCAAGGCCGGCCTCGAGTCGGGCAAGAAGATCAACAAGGACGACGGCATCCAGCGTTACAAAGGTCTCGGCGAGATGAACGCCAAGGAACTGTGGGAGACCACGATGGATCCGTCGGTGCGCGTCCTGCGTCTGGTGACGCTCGACGACGCCGCGGCAGCCGACGAACTGTTCAGCGTCCTCATGGGTGAGGACGTGGAGGCTCGGCGGAGTTTCATCACCCGCAACGCGAAGGATGTCCGCTTCCTGGACGTCTAG
- a CDS encoding alpha/beta fold hydrolase, giving the protein MTPSASGTARRITNGSVDLAVFEDGNPAGETIVLVHGWPDTHDLWSRVVPFLSERFRVVSFDSRGAGQSTVPVRVEDYRLPAMAGDLFAVIDAVSPGEPVHVLAHDWGSVEAWEAVCEPGARARIASFTSVSGPNLDHLGKWMRRRFADRSFGGPLAQAVASGYTVLFQIPGLATLPLRLWFSRHWPAFLKFFDRLDPALVRPAPTLADDMVNGLKLYRANIRTCLRKPRDRYTDVPVQLILNRNDKAVRPVGYEDTEKWAPDLRRREVDAGHWSPISHAEDIAQLAAEFVLDIGERRVADLSDGQSESASA; this is encoded by the coding sequence ATGACTCCCTCCGCATCCGGCACCGCCCGGCGAATCACCAACGGTTCCGTCGACCTCGCCGTCTTCGAGGACGGCAACCCCGCAGGCGAGACGATCGTGCTGGTGCACGGCTGGCCCGACACCCACGACCTGTGGAGCAGGGTGGTGCCGTTCTTGAGCGAGCGGTTCCGGGTGGTCAGTTTCGACAGTCGCGGCGCAGGCCAGAGCACGGTCCCGGTCCGGGTCGAGGACTATCGGCTGCCCGCGATGGCCGGCGATCTCTTCGCGGTGATCGACGCCGTGAGCCCGGGCGAACCGGTGCACGTGCTCGCCCACGACTGGGGGTCGGTAGAGGCGTGGGAAGCGGTGTGCGAGCCGGGGGCACGCGCGCGGATCGCGTCGTTCACGTCGGTGTCCGGGCCCAACCTCGATCATCTCGGCAAGTGGATGCGCCGCCGCTTCGCGGACCGCAGCTTCGGTGGGCCGCTCGCCCAGGCGGTGGCGTCGGGATACACCGTTCTCTTCCAGATCCCCGGCCTCGCGACACTGCCACTGCGGCTGTGGTTCTCGCGGCACTGGCCGGCGTTCCTGAAATTCTTCGACCGTCTCGACCCCGCGCTGGTGCGTCCGGCGCCGACGCTGGCGGACGACATGGTCAACGGTCTCAAGCTGTACCGCGCGAACATCCGGACGTGCCTGCGGAAGCCCCGCGACCGGTACACGGACGTTCCCGTCCAGCTGATCCTGAACCGGAACGACAAGGCGGTGCGGCCCGTCGGATACGAGGACACCGAGAAGTGGGCGCCCGACCTGCGGCGGCGGGAGGTCGACGCCGGCCACTGGTCACCGATTTCCCACGCCGAGGACATCGCGCAACTCGCGGCGGAGTTCGTGCTGGACATCGGGGAGCGGCGGGTGGCCGATCTCTCCGACGGCCAGTCCGAGAGCGCTTCAGCCTAG
- a CDS encoding PDR/VanB family oxidoreductase, whose amino-acid sequence MKLSHVREALTGQGLPRYDGPPDIKGRPRPDRAMRITEAVAAKYLRVLTAYEYDPVVAGHNPDVAMTLVVSHRDVVASDENVVQLRFEAANGAELPAWHPGSHLDFHLPSGLRRQYSLCGDPSDRTGYSVAVRGIPDGGGGSLEMHALAPGASVTVRGPRNGFPFVGEGSALFIAGGIGITPILAMVRAARELGMDWQFVYSGRSRESMPFLDEIETFDRSRVFIRPDDEYGLPAADELLERAVVGGAVYCCGPTPMLESVRRAFPGSPSTALHFERFGAPPVLDGTEFEVQLVSTGEVLTVPADESALTAIRKTMPGVGYSCQQGFCGTCRVKVLSGTPDHRETRLTDAEQENEMLICVSRADSGRLVLDL is encoded by the coding sequence GTGAAACTCTCACACGTGCGGGAGGCCTTGACCGGGCAGGGGCTGCCCCGCTACGACGGTCCCCCGGACATCAAGGGGCGGCCGCGCCCGGATCGTGCCATGCGCATCACCGAGGCCGTCGCCGCCAAGTACCTCCGGGTCCTCACCGCGTACGAATACGACCCGGTGGTGGCCGGACACAACCCCGATGTCGCGATGACCCTGGTTGTATCCCATCGTGACGTCGTCGCGTCGGACGAGAATGTCGTCCAGCTGCGGTTCGAGGCCGCGAACGGTGCGGAACTGCCTGCGTGGCATCCGGGTTCGCACCTCGACTTCCATCTGCCGTCGGGGCTGCGCCGTCAGTACTCGCTGTGCGGCGATCCGTCCGATCGCACGGGCTACAGCGTGGCCGTGCGGGGGATCCCGGACGGAGGCGGCGGATCCCTCGAGATGCATGCCCTCGCACCCGGGGCGTCGGTGACGGTTCGCGGCCCGCGCAACGGATTTCCGTTCGTGGGCGAGGGGAGTGCGCTCTTCATCGCGGGTGGCATCGGCATCACGCCGATCCTGGCGATGGTACGGGCGGCACGGGAACTGGGGATGGACTGGCAGTTCGTGTATTCCGGGCGGTCCCGGGAGTCGATGCCCTTCCTCGACGAGATCGAAACCTTCGATCGGTCAAGGGTTTTCATACGACCCGACGACGAGTACGGACTTCCGGCCGCCGACGAGTTGCTGGAGCGTGCCGTGGTGGGCGGCGCCGTCTACTGCTGCGGACCGACACCGATGCTCGAGTCGGTACGCCGCGCATTCCCCGGAAGCCCGTCCACCGCATTGCATTTCGAACGATTCGGGGCGCCACCGGTACTCGACGGCACCGAGTTCGAGGTACAGCTCGTGAGCACGGGCGAGGTGCTCACCGTGCCCGCCGACGAATCCGCCCTGACGGCGATCCGGAAGACGATGCCCGGCGTGGGGTATTCGTGCCAACAGGGGTTCTGCGGAACCTGCCGGGTGAAGGTGCTCTCCGGCACCCCGGATCACCGGGAGACGCGGCTCACCGACGCCGAGCAGGAGAACGAGATGCTCATCTGCGTGTCCCGCGCCGACAGCGGCCGTCTCGTGCTCGACCTGTAG
- a CDS encoding metal-dependent hydrolase codes for MSAPTAPRNRNAIPEPEHILLQARNVEFDWSNLPMHWIPGDPFSTHVLNVLHLLLPAGEEWFVETFKEALPLIEDEQLRDDVVGFIGQEAMHSNAHTGVLVHLKEKGLDPTPFTEQMEWTFSKILGPRPLTGLREKNYLIERLAVIAAIEHITAFLGDWVLNADGLDRAGMHPTMLDLLRWHGAEEVEHRSVAYDVMRYFDKRESRRIRTQVIVTPVIVWLWVRGTRFLMRNDPELAQWSAHRRKPHLTDFFAAGKRGTLPTARELAKRMSTYFTRTYHPSNEGSTAQAVKYLASSPAAQAAER; via the coding sequence ATGTCCGCCCCGACTGCACCCCGGAACCGGAATGCGATCCCCGAACCCGAGCACATCCTGCTGCAGGCCAGGAACGTCGAGTTCGACTGGTCGAACCTCCCGATGCACTGGATCCCGGGCGACCCGTTCAGCACGCACGTCCTCAATGTTCTGCACCTTCTCCTGCCGGCGGGCGAGGAGTGGTTCGTCGAGACGTTCAAAGAGGCCCTGCCGCTGATCGAGGACGAGCAACTCCGCGACGACGTCGTCGGATTCATCGGCCAGGAGGCGATGCACTCCAACGCCCACACCGGGGTGCTCGTGCACCTGAAGGAGAAGGGTCTCGACCCGACGCCCTTCACCGAGCAGATGGAATGGACATTCTCCAAGATCCTCGGACCGCGTCCCCTCACCGGCCTCCGCGAGAAGAACTACCTGATCGAGCGGCTGGCGGTCATCGCCGCCATCGAGCACATCACCGCATTCCTCGGCGACTGGGTACTCAACGCCGACGGCCTCGACCGCGCCGGCATGCACCCGACGATGCTCGACCTGCTGCGCTGGCACGGCGCCGAGGAGGTGGAACACCGCTCCGTCGCCTACGACGTCATGCGGTACTTCGACAAGCGTGAGTCCCGGCGGATCCGCACCCAGGTGATCGTGACCCCGGTCATCGTGTGGCTGTGGGTGCGCGGCACCCGGTTCCTCATGCGCAACGATCCCGAGCTCGCCCAGTGGTCGGCGCATCGGCGCAAGCCGCACCTGACCGACTTCTTCGCGGCCGGGAAACGCGGCACCCTGCCGACCGCGCGGGAGCTCGCGAAGCGGATGTCCACGTACTTCACGCGCACCTACCACCCGAGCAACGAGGGGTCGACGGCGCAGGCCGTGAAGTACCTGGCGTCCTCGCCGGCTGCCCAGGCGGCGGAGCGGTGA
- a CDS encoding DUF721 family protein has product MTDDSEPTTSAGTPEPEVKGIDLARRALEEARAAAKASGKSVGQGRRSGTGVRALRARRRRGWSGPGPDDRDPQPFGALTSALAKQRGWSPKVSEGTVLGRWVQVVGEDIAAHAEPTGLRDGILSVSAESTAWATQLRMMQSQILAKIAAAVGDGVVKSLRITGPTAPSWRKGERHIRGRGPRDTYG; this is encoded by the coding sequence ATGACGGATGATTCCGAGCCCACGACATCCGCGGGCACACCCGAGCCGGAAGTGAAGGGAATCGATCTCGCCCGACGTGCCCTCGAGGAGGCGCGGGCCGCGGCGAAGGCGAGCGGAAAATCCGTCGGGCAGGGCCGTCGGTCGGGCACCGGTGTCCGGGCGCTGCGCGCGCGGCGTCGGCGGGGCTGGTCCGGTCCCGGTCCGGACGACCGTGACCCCCAGCCGTTCGGTGCGCTGACCAGCGCGCTCGCGAAACAACGGGGCTGGTCTCCGAAGGTGTCGGAGGGCACTGTGCTCGGGCGGTGGGTGCAGGTGGTCGGCGAGGACATCGCCGCGCACGCGGAACCGACCGGCCTGCGGGACGGGATCCTGAGCGTGTCCGCGGAGTCGACGGCGTGGGCGACGCAGCTCCGGATGATGCAGTCGCAGATTCTCGCGAAGATCGCCGCGGCGGTCGGCGACGGGGTGGTGAAGTCATTGCGGATCACCGGCCCGACCGCTCCGAGCTGGCGAAAAGGGGAACGACACATCCGAGGGCGCGGTCCCCGGGACACCTACGGGTAG
- the recF gene encoding DNA replication/repair protein RecF (All proteins in this family for which functions are known are DNA-binding proteins that assist the filamentation of RecA onto DNA for the initiation of recombination or recombinational repair.): MFVRAVSLRDFRSWDALGLELRPGCTVFVGPNGHGKTNVLEALGYLSTLSSHRVSSDAPLIRSGTGQAFAGATVVNAGRELTVDLELNDGKSNRARINQSPTRRPREILGILQTVLFAPEDLSLVRGDPGDRRRYLDELLTSRIPRMAAVRADYDRVLRQRSALLKTAGGALRRSARGGRPNEDGASALATLEVWDGHLAAHGAQLLAGRLGLVYDLAPHLAESYQSLAPESRPASIRYRSSLGSSLPPDYTDPARVPEAGDIAFLEERFLNELSVMRSKEIERGVCLVGPHRDDLELHLGDTPAKGFASHGESWSFALSLRLAGFALLRSDGSDPVLMLDDVFAELDRRRRRALAKVALDAEQVLITAAVPEDVPDELDAVRFGVEARDTDRGRISRIVEETEDHHDG; the protein is encoded by the coding sequence GTGTTCGTTCGCGCCGTCTCGCTCAGAGATTTTCGTTCCTGGGATGCGCTCGGTCTCGAGTTGCGCCCGGGATGCACCGTCTTCGTCGGACCCAACGGTCACGGCAAGACGAACGTGCTCGAGGCGCTCGGCTATCTGTCCACCCTGTCATCACACCGGGTGAGTTCGGACGCCCCCCTGATCAGGTCGGGCACCGGTCAGGCGTTCGCGGGGGCCACCGTGGTCAACGCCGGGCGGGAACTGACCGTCGACCTCGAGTTGAACGACGGCAAATCGAACCGGGCGCGGATCAATCAGTCGCCCACCCGGCGGCCGCGGGAGATCCTGGGGATTCTGCAGACGGTGCTGTTCGCGCCGGAGGATCTGTCGCTCGTCCGCGGTGATCCCGGTGATCGCCGGCGATATCTCGACGAACTCCTCACGTCCCGCATCCCGCGGATGGCGGCGGTGCGCGCCGACTACGACCGGGTGCTGCGGCAGCGGTCGGCGCTGCTCAAGACGGCGGGCGGCGCGCTGCGCAGATCCGCACGCGGCGGGCGGCCGAACGAGGACGGTGCGAGTGCCCTTGCCACACTGGAAGTCTGGGATGGACACCTCGCCGCGCACGGGGCGCAGCTGCTCGCCGGGCGATTGGGCCTCGTCTACGATTTGGCCCCCCATCTGGCGGAGTCGTACCAGTCGCTGGCACCCGAGTCGCGGCCCGCAAGCATCCGGTACCGCTCGAGTCTCGGCTCCTCGCTGCCGCCGGACTACACCGACCCGGCGCGGGTGCCGGAAGCGGGCGACATCGCATTCCTCGAGGAGCGGTTCCTGAACGAGCTGTCCGTGATGCGATCCAAGGAGATCGAGCGGGGTGTGTGTCTCGTCGGACCGCATCGCGACGACCTCGAACTGCACCTCGGCGACACCCCGGCCAAGGGGTTCGCGAGTCACGGGGAGTCGTGGTCGTTCGCGCTGTCGCTGCGGCTGGCGGGATTCGCGTTGCTGCGTTCGGACGGCAGCGATCCCGTGCTCATGCTCGACGACGTGTTCGCCGAACTCGACCGGCGACGCCGCCGCGCGCTCGCGAAGGTTGCGTTGGACGCCGAACAGGTGCTGATTACGGCAGCCGTGCCGGAAGATGTACCGGACGAACTCGACGCCGTGCGATTCGGCGTCGAGGCCCGCGACACCGATCGTGGACGGATCTCACGCATAGTGGAAGAGACGGAGGACCACCATGACGGATGA
- the dnaN gene encoding DNA polymerase III subunit beta, protein MELGSLKFRVSREEFADSVAWVARSLPSRPPVPVLGGVLLDATEQGLTVSGFDYEVSAQVRVAAEVGSAGQVLVSGKLLADITKSLPNKPVDVNLEGTRVLITCGSAKFSLPTMPVEDYPQLPQLPQQTGSIPADVFSEAISQVAVAAGKDDTLPMLTGIRVEIERNAIVLAATDRFRLAVRELEWSPASPDTTAAVLIPAKTLSEAAKTLAGDATSPVELALGSGSAVGNDGLLGIVNDGRRTTTRLLDAEFPKFRQLLPSEHTALATVEIAPLVEAIKRVALVAERGAQVRLQFSTEGLLLSAGGDDAGRAEEGLNAVFQGEPLTIAFNPGYLIDGLSSLHSEQVLFGFTTPSRPAVLRPATEDEIEPDDSGSFAAPESAYTYLLMPVRLPG, encoded by the coding sequence ATGGAGCTTGGAAGCCTGAAGTTTCGTGTCTCCCGGGAAGAATTCGCTGATTCAGTGGCATGGGTCGCTCGCAGTCTGCCGTCACGGCCTCCGGTGCCGGTTCTGGGCGGTGTCCTCCTGGACGCGACCGAACAGGGGTTGACGGTTTCCGGATTCGACTACGAGGTATCGGCGCAGGTCAGGGTCGCAGCCGAGGTCGGTAGCGCCGGTCAGGTCCTGGTTTCGGGCAAACTGCTCGCCGACATCACGAAGTCGCTCCCCAACAAGCCGGTCGACGTGAATCTCGAGGGCACCCGCGTCCTGATCACCTGTGGAAGCGCCAAGTTCTCGCTGCCCACGATGCCGGTCGAGGACTACCCCCAGCTTCCGCAGTTGCCGCAGCAGACCGGATCGATCCCTGCCGACGTGTTCTCCGAGGCGATCAGCCAGGTCGCCGTCGCGGCGGGCAAGGACGACACCCTCCCGATGCTCACGGGCATCCGCGTCGAGATCGAGCGCAACGCCATCGTCCTCGCGGCCACCGACCGGTTCCGGCTCGCGGTTCGTGAACTCGAGTGGTCGCCGGCGAGCCCCGACACCACCGCAGCTGTCCTCATCCCCGCGAAGACGCTCTCCGAAGCCGCGAAAACACTTGCAGGAGATGCCACTTCGCCGGTCGAGCTGGCTCTCGGTTCGGGTTCCGCGGTGGGCAACGACGGACTCCTGGGCATCGTCAACGACGGTCGCCGCACCACCACCCGCCTGCTGGACGCCGAATTCCCGAAGTTCCGGCAGCTGCTGCCGTCCGAGCACACAGCGCTGGCCACGGTGGAGATCGCACCGCTCGTCGAGGCCATCAAGCGTGTGGCCCTCGTTGCCGAGCGTGGCGCGCAGGTCCGTCTGCAGTTCTCCACCGAGGGACTTCTCCTGTCCGCCGGCGGCGACGACGCGGGTCGCGCCGAGGAAGGCCTGAACGCGGTCTTCCAGGGCGAGCCGCTCACCATCGCCTTCAACCCCGGCTACTTGATCGACGGACTGTCTTCGCTGCACAGCGAGCAGGTGCTGTTCGGTTTCACGACCCCCAGCCGCCCGGCCGTGCTGCGTCCGGCCACCGAGGACGAGATCGAACCCGACGACTCCGGTAGCTTCGCGGCCCCGGAGAGCGCGTACACGTACCTGCTGATGCCGGTGCGTCTGCCGGGCTGA
- the dnaA gene encoding chromosomal replication initiator protein DnaA, whose protein sequence is MNDDPNALARIWIDVVADLTSDSPGGDLPPLTRGQKAWLALVKPLTLAQGFALLSVPSPFAQEAIERDLREPILHALGRHLGEQVEGLGVRIAAPADDEPESEPPSREHRPEPEPIHTPRHLEPSVTSSGSFRRRRFGAEDQPYTDTTDFEEVDDDSEAIASVHESWPSYFTKPPTGPAPAATGGNSLNAKYTFDTFVIGSSNRFAHAAAVAIAEAPARAYNPLFVWGASGLGKTHLLHAAGHYAQRLFPGMRVKYVSTEEFTNDFINSLRDDRKVAFKRRYRETDVLLVDDIQFIEGKEGIQEEFFHTFNTLHNANKQIVVSSDRPPKQLATLEERLRTRFEWGLITDVQPPELETRIAILSKKARMDRLEVPDDVLELIASRIERNIRELEGALIRVTAFASLNRQPLDLTLAEVVLRDLMPDSSSLEINAATIMAVTAEYFNMSIDDLCGPGKARPLASARQISMYLCRELTDLSLPKIGQTFGRDHTTVMYADKKIRKEMTERRKVYDQVQELTARIKQRSKR, encoded by the coding sequence GTGAACGACGATCCGAATGCGCTCGCACGGATCTGGATCGACGTCGTCGCCGACCTCACATCCGATTCGCCCGGTGGCGACCTGCCGCCGTTGACGAGGGGACAGAAGGCGTGGTTGGCGCTCGTCAAACCGCTGACACTCGCCCAGGGCTTCGCGCTCCTGTCCGTGCCGTCGCCGTTCGCCCAGGAGGCGATCGAGCGGGATCTCCGTGAGCCGATCCTGCACGCGCTCGGCCGCCATCTCGGTGAGCAGGTGGAGGGCCTCGGTGTGCGCATCGCGGCCCCGGCCGACGACGAACCCGAATCCGAGCCCCCGAGCCGGGAGCACCGCCCCGAGCCCGAACCCATCCACACCCCACGCCATCTCGAGCCTTCCGTCACCAGTTCCGGTTCGTTCCGCCGGCGCCGATTCGGCGCCGAAGATCAGCCGTATACCGACACGACGGACTTCGAGGAGGTCGACGACGACAGCGAGGCCATCGCCAGCGTCCACGAATCCTGGCCGTCGTACTTCACGAAACCGCCCACGGGCCCGGCACCTGCAGCGACGGGGGGCAACAGCCTCAACGCGAAATACACTTTCGACACGTTCGTGATCGGCTCGTCCAACCGGTTCGCCCACGCCGCCGCCGTCGCGATCGCCGAAGCACCGGCACGCGCATACAACCCGCTGTTCGTGTGGGGAGCGTCCGGGCTCGGCAAGACGCACCTCCTGCACGCGGCCGGTCACTACGCGCAGCGCCTGTTCCCCGGCATGCGGGTGAAGTACGTCTCCACCGAGGAATTCACCAACGACTTCATCAACAGCCTTCGTGACGACCGCAAGGTGGCGTTCAAGCGCCGCTACCGCGAGACCGACGTGCTGCTCGTCGACGACATCCAGTTCATCGAGGGCAAGGAAGGTATTCAGGAGGAGTTCTTCCACACCTTCAACACCCTGCACAATGCGAACAAGCAGATCGTCGTGTCGTCCGACCGCCCGCCGAAGCAACTGGCGACTCTCGAGGAACGCCTGCGCACCAGGTTCGAATGGGGCCTGATCACGGACGTCCAGCCTCCCGAACTCGAGACCCGCATCGCGATCCTCAGCAAGAAGGCCCGAATGGACCGGCTCGAGGTGCCCGACGACGTCCTCGAGTTGATCGCCTCCCGGATCGAACGCAACATCCGGGAACTCGAGGGTGCCCTCATTCGAGTGACGGCCTTCGCGTCCCTGAACAGGCAACCCCTGGACCTCACGCTCGCCGAGGTGGTGCTGCGCGACCTGATGCCCGACTCGTCGAGTCTCGAGATCAATGCTGCGACGATCATGGCGGTCACCGCGGAGTACTTCAACATGTCCATCGACGACCTCTGCGGCCCCGGCAAGGCACGTCCGTTGGCGTCCGCCCGCCAGATCTCCATGTACCTGTGCCGTGAACTCACCGATCTGTCCCTGCCGAAGATCGGGCAGACATTCGGTCGCGACCACACCACTGTCATGTACGCGGACAAGAAGATTCGCAAGGAGATGACGGAACGGCGGAAGGTCTACGACCAGGTCCAGGAGTTGACGGCCCGGATCAAGCAGCGTTCCAAGAGGTAG
- the rpmH gene encoding 50S ribosomal protein L34 → MAKGKRTFQPNNRRRARVHGFRLRMRTRAGRAIVSARRRKGRESLTA, encoded by the coding sequence GTGGCCAAGGGCAAGCGGACGTTCCAGCCGAACAACCGACGCCGCGCGCGCGTTCACGGCTTCCGTCTTCGTATGCGGACCCGTGCGGGTCGTGCAATCGTTTCGGCGCGTCGCCGTAAGGGCCGCGAATCCCTCACCGCCTGA
- the rnpA gene encoding ribonuclease P protein component has product MLPEPYRLRRHSDFSLTVRRGRRMGRRDLVVHAFDRVQADELVSSGGPRFGLVVSKAVGPAVIRHRVARRLRHICIDLVDLVPQGTDVVIRALPGAATASSRDLDKQLRAGLHRLDLLAPVSNST; this is encoded by the coding sequence GTGTTGCCTGAGCCGTACCGATTGCGTCGTCATTCAGATTTTTCGTTGACTGTGCGACGTGGTCGGCGGATGGGAAGACGCGACCTGGTTGTGCACGCATTCGACCGGGTACAGGCAGATGAGCTGGTGAGTAGCGGCGGTCCGCGATTCGGACTGGTTGTGAGTAAGGCTGTCGGGCCGGCGGTGATTCGACATCGAGTCGCACGCCGGCTTCGTCATATCTGCATCGACCTGGTGGACCTCGTTCCACAGGGAACCGATGTGGTGATTCGGGCTCTTCCGGGAGCCGCGACTGCAAGTAGCCGGGACCTGGATAAGCAACTCCGTGCAGGTCTCCATCGATTGGACCTTCTTGCGCCCGTGAGTAACTCCACATGA
- the yidD gene encoding membrane protein insertion efficiency factor YidD, with translation MKSALHESRADTAEGTSSAASAWKSVRALPARTLIFLIELYRTYVSPLRLPTCRFMPTCSEYAVEALRTHGAIKGLVLTVVRLAKCAPWHPGGWDPVPGGRDSTVDRHAGSRHCCPANVDEQRST, from the coding sequence ATGAAAAGCGCACTCCACGAGTCGCGCGCCGACACGGCCGAGGGCACCTCCTCGGCCGCATCCGCATGGAAGTCGGTCCGTGCGCTACCGGCGCGCACCCTCATATTCCTCATCGAGCTCTACCGGACGTATGTGTCGCCCCTGAGGTTGCCGACCTGCCGGTTCATGCCGACCTGTAGCGAGTACGCGGTGGAAGCCCTGCGTACCCACGGGGCGATCAAAGGTCTTGTATTGACGGTGGTTCGGTTGGCGAAGTGCGCCCCCTGGCACCCTGGTGGGTGGGACCCGGTCCCCGGTGGGCGGGATTCAACCGTGGACCGTCATGCGGGTAGCCGTCATTGCTGTCCGGCGAACGTGGACGAACAGAGGAGTACATAG